A portion of the Cryptomeria japonica chromosome 5, Sugi_1.0, whole genome shotgun sequence genome contains these proteins:
- the LOC131055945 gene encoding 17.8 kDa class I heat shock protein produces the protein MSIIPSLWGRRSSAVYDPLSLDVWDPFQVFDSSIFKDIATPSTDFARDAAAIANTQIDWKETPDAHVFKADLPGLKKEEVKIEVEDGRILQISGERNKEEEKKNEKYHRIERSRGKFLRRFRLPENAKVDEVKADMENGVLTVTVPKQPQPQPEVKSIEISG, from the exons ATGTCTATTATTCCAAGTCTTTGGGGCAGGAGATCCTCCGCTGTGTACGATCCATTATCATTGGATGTGTGGGATCCCTTTCAGGTTTTTGATTCCTCAATATTTAAGGATATAGCAACGCCCTCAACAGATTTTGCAAGGGATGCAGCGGCCATAGCGAATACACAGATCGATTGGAAGGAAACCCCTGATGCTCACGTTTTCAAGGCCGATCTTCCTG GACTGAAGAAAGAAGAGGTAAAAATTGAAGTGGAAGATGGCCGAATTCTTCAGATAAGTGGAGAACGcaacaaagaagaggagaagaaaaacgAGAAATATCACCGTATTGAACGCTCGCGAGGTAAATTCCTGAGGCGTTTCAGGCTTCCTGAGAATGCGAAGGTGGATGAGGTTAAAGCTGACATGGAAAATGGAGTGCTCACCGTGACGGTGCCCAAGCAGCCTCAACCTCAGCCTGAAGTTAAATCTATTGAAATCTCTGGCTAA